One genomic region from Microbispora sp. ZYX-F-249 encodes:
- the ureA gene encoding urease subunit gamma: protein MRLTPSERDRLLIFTTAELARARRARGLRLNVPEATAIIADTVCEAARDGRRLAEAIRAAREVLGPADVLPGVPDVVTEVQVEAVFDDGTRLAVVTDPFGGGSLGDDAPGAVVLGPGDGYDPPAASVRLRVRNTAPVPISVTSHFHFFEVNPRLAFDRAAAYGTRLAVPAGSSVRFDPGATREVELVPIGGARVAIGFAGLVDGPLDAPGAKEAALAKARACGYLTETS from the coding sequence GTGCGCCTGACCCCTTCGGAGCGGGACCGGTTGCTGATCTTCACCACGGCCGAACTGGCCCGTGCCCGCCGCGCCCGCGGCCTGCGGCTGAACGTCCCCGAGGCGACCGCGATCATCGCCGACACGGTCTGCGAGGCGGCCCGCGACGGCAGGCGGCTGGCCGAGGCGATCCGGGCCGCCCGGGAGGTGCTCGGCCCCGCCGACGTGCTGCCGGGGGTGCCCGACGTGGTCACCGAGGTGCAGGTGGAGGCCGTCTTCGACGACGGCACCCGGCTCGCGGTGGTCACCGACCCCTTCGGCGGCGGCTCCCTCGGCGACGACGCTCCCGGAGCCGTCGTGCTCGGGCCCGGGGACGGCTACGACCCGCCCGCCGCCTCCGTACGGCTGCGCGTACGCAACACCGCGCCGGTGCCGATCTCGGTGACCTCGCACTTCCACTTCTTCGAGGTCAACCCGCGCCTGGCGTTCGACCGGGCCGCGGCGTACGGCACCCGCCTGGCCGTACCCGCGGGGTCGTCCGTACGCTTCGATCCCGGAGCGACCCGGGAGGTCGAGCTGGTGCCGATCGGCGGCGCCCGGGTGGCGATCGGGTTCGCCGGGCTGGTCGACGGCCCGCTGGACGCGCCCGGCGCCAAGGAGGCCGCCCTCGCGAAGGCCCGGGCGTGCGGCTATCTCACGGAGACGTCATGA
- a CDS encoding urease subunit alpha, protein MNDRGRGYVAAHGPRAGDRVRLGDTGLVVEVEGDAQRPGEEFLAGFGKTARDGLHLKAAPVRETCDVVISNVVVVDAVLGVRKVSIGIRAGRIAAVGRAGNPDTLDGVDVVVGTGTAIVSGEGLIATAGAVDTHVHLLSPRIMEASLASGVTTIIGQEFGPVWGVGVNSPWALRHAFNAFDAWPVNIGFLARGSSSGDGPLTEALAEGGACGFKVHEDMGAHARALDTALRVAEEYDVQVALHTDGLNECLSVDDTLAVLEGRTVHAFHIEGCGGGHVPDVLRLAGVPNVIGSSTNPTLPFGRDALAEHFDMIVSCHGLKTDLPGDAALARDRIRAGTMGAEDVLHDLGLIGITSSDAQGMGRAGETVRRTFAMAAKMKAERGPLDGDPAGHDNARVLRYIAKLTINPAIAHGLAHEIGSIEPGKLADIVLWRPEFFGAKPQLVLKAGFPAYGVVGDPNAATSHSEPLVLGPQLGAHGGTAADLSVAFVSGAAAATATPAHAGSAHRPGDGLPTRRARVGVRGTRGIGPAAMVRNARTGEVRVDPGTGQVSLDGEPLSSPPAQSVPLSRLYFL, encoded by the coding sequence ATGAACGACCGGGGACGGGGATACGTCGCCGCGCACGGCCCGCGGGCGGGCGACCGCGTCCGGCTCGGCGACACCGGCCTCGTGGTCGAGGTCGAGGGCGACGCGCAGCGGCCCGGCGAGGAGTTCCTCGCGGGCTTCGGCAAGACGGCCCGCGACGGCCTGCACCTGAAGGCCGCGCCGGTCCGCGAGACCTGCGACGTGGTGATCAGCAACGTCGTCGTCGTCGACGCGGTGCTGGGCGTGCGCAAGGTGTCGATCGGCATCCGCGCCGGGCGGATCGCGGCGGTGGGCCGGGCCGGCAACCCCGACACCCTCGACGGCGTGGACGTCGTGGTGGGCACCGGCACCGCCATCGTCTCCGGCGAGGGACTCATCGCGACCGCCGGGGCAGTCGACACGCACGTCCACCTCCTGTCGCCGCGGATCATGGAGGCCTCGCTCGCCTCCGGCGTCACGACGATCATCGGCCAGGAGTTCGGGCCGGTGTGGGGCGTCGGCGTGAACTCCCCCTGGGCCCTGCGGCACGCCTTCAACGCGTTCGACGCCTGGCCCGTCAACATCGGCTTCCTCGCCCGCGGCTCCTCCTCGGGCGACGGCCCGCTGACCGAGGCGCTGGCCGAGGGCGGGGCCTGCGGCTTCAAGGTCCACGAGGACATGGGCGCGCACGCCCGCGCGCTCGACACCGCGCTGCGGGTCGCCGAGGAGTACGACGTGCAGGTCGCCCTGCACACCGACGGCCTCAACGAGTGCCTGTCGGTCGACGACACGCTCGCCGTGCTGGAGGGGCGCACCGTCCATGCCTTTCACATCGAGGGCTGCGGCGGCGGGCACGTCCCGGACGTGCTGCGGCTGGCGGGCGTCCCGAACGTGATCGGCTCCTCCACGAACCCCACGCTGCCCTTCGGCAGGGACGCGCTCGCCGAGCACTTCGACATGATCGTCTCCTGTCACGGGCTGAAGACGGACCTGCCCGGTGACGCCGCCCTGGCCCGCGACCGCATCCGCGCCGGCACGATGGGCGCCGAGGACGTGCTGCACGACCTCGGGCTCATCGGGATCACCTCCTCCGACGCGCAGGGCATGGGCCGGGCCGGGGAGACCGTGCGGCGCACGTTCGCGATGGCGGCCAAGATGAAGGCCGAGCGCGGCCCGCTGGACGGCGACCCGGCCGGGCACGACAACGCCCGCGTGCTGCGGTACATCGCCAAGCTCACGATCAACCCGGCGATCGCGCACGGGCTGGCGCACGAGATCGGCTCGATCGAGCCCGGCAAGCTCGCCGACATCGTGCTGTGGCGGCCGGAGTTCTTCGGCGCCAAGCCGCAGCTCGTGCTCAAGGCCGGGTTCCCGGCGTACGGGGTGGTGGGCGACCCCAACGCCGCCACCAGCCACAGCGAGCCGCTGGTCCTCGGCCCGCAGTTGGGGGCGCACGGCGGGACGGCGGCCGACCTGTCGGTGGCCTTCGTCTCCGGCGCGGCGGCGGCCACGGCCACCCCCGCGCACGCCGGGTCCGCGCACCGGCCGGGCGACGGCCTGCCCACCCGCCGGGCCCGCGTCGGCGTACGCGGCACCCGGGGCATCGGCCCCGCCGCGATGGTGCGCAACGCCCGCACCGGCGAGGTGCGTGTCGACCCCGGCACCGGGCAGGTGAGCCTCGACGGCGAGCCGCTGAGCTCGCCTCCGGCGCAGTCCGTCCCGCTCAGCCGTCTGTACTTCCTGTGA
- a CDS encoding MarR family winged helix-turn-helix transcriptional regulator — MNSEPDTRPDLGMDVPPDLRYAAYARERLAAMSPPADAEAFALAYHLLQLAYLLVTDLETRIHRPRGLTLPGFRLMFKLWLLGPTQPVRLAEISAMSRSAVTNAVNTLERGGLVERRPVPEDGRAVVVALTPEGEAAVREAFAEQTRREREWFACLGPAEREQMTALLSRILRARPADV, encoded by the coding sequence GTGAACAGCGAGCCCGACACCCGGCCCGACCTCGGCATGGACGTGCCGCCGGACCTGCGGTACGCCGCGTACGCGCGCGAGCGCCTGGCGGCCATGTCGCCTCCGGCCGACGCCGAGGCGTTCGCGCTGGCCTACCACCTGCTCCAGCTCGCCTACCTGCTGGTCACCGACCTGGAGACCCGGATCCACCGGCCGCGCGGCCTGACGCTGCCCGGGTTCCGGCTGATGTTCAAACTCTGGCTGCTCGGCCCCACCCAGCCCGTACGGCTCGCCGAGATCTCGGCCATGTCGCGGTCCGCGGTGACCAACGCCGTCAACACCCTGGAACGCGGCGGGCTGGTCGAACGGCGGCCGGTGCCGGAGGACGGCCGCGCGGTCGTGGTCGCGCTCACCCCGGAGGGCGAGGCGGCCGTGCGCGAGGCATTCGCCGAGCAGACCCGCAGGGAGCGGGAGTGGTTCGCCTGCCTCGGTCCCGCCGAGCGCGAGCAGATGACGGCCCTGTTGTCGCGCATCCTCCGGGCCCGCCCGGCGGATGTCTGA
- a CDS encoding flavin-dependent oxidoreductase, which produces MHIVIAGAGIGGLTAALSLHAAGFEDVTVHEAAPEIRPLGVGINLLPHAVRELTELGLADRLAEIGVATAELAYFNRYGTPIWSEPRGLAAGYAWPQYSVHRGTLQMLLLEAVVERLGPDAVRTGSRITGPGDEDLLIGADGIHSAVRAHLYPGEGPPPWNGLVLWRGVTYGEPFLTGRSMIMAGDGTQKFVAYPIETGERTLINWIAERPLDGEAPDRGNWNRPADLAEIGRHFADWRFDWLDVPGIIAGAENAYEYPMVDRDPLPRWTFDGVTLLGDAAHAMYPIGSNGASQAIIDARVLAYALARGDLAAYEEMRRPATTALQLSNREMGPEVVMKLAHERAPGGFDDIEQVIPLAERAEIAASYKRTAGFDPASLSERSSWSVDRSAVS; this is translated from the coding sequence GTGCACATCGTCATCGCCGGAGCGGGCATCGGCGGGCTGACCGCCGCGCTGAGCCTGCACGCGGCCGGGTTCGAGGACGTGACCGTGCACGAGGCCGCCCCCGAGATCCGGCCGCTGGGCGTCGGGATCAACCTCCTCCCCCACGCCGTGCGAGAGCTGACCGAGCTGGGCCTGGCCGACCGGCTGGCCGAGATCGGCGTCGCCACGGCCGAGCTGGCCTACTTCAACCGGTACGGCACGCCGATCTGGTCCGAGCCCCGGGGCCTGGCCGCGGGCTACGCCTGGCCGCAGTACTCCGTCCACCGGGGGACGCTGCAGATGCTCCTGCTTGAGGCGGTGGTCGAGCGGCTGGGCCCGGACGCCGTACGGACCGGCAGCCGGATCACCGGCCCCGGCGACGAGGACCTGCTGATCGGCGCGGACGGGATCCACTCGGCCGTCCGCGCCCACCTGTACCCGGGCGAGGGCCCGCCGCCGTGGAACGGCCTGGTCCTGTGGCGGGGCGTCACCTACGGCGAGCCGTTCCTGACCGGTCGATCCATGATCATGGCCGGGGACGGCACGCAGAAGTTCGTCGCCTACCCGATCGAGACCGGCGAACGCACGCTGATCAACTGGATCGCCGAACGCCCGCTGGACGGCGAGGCCCCGGACCGGGGGAACTGGAACCGCCCCGCCGACCTCGCCGAGATCGGCAGGCACTTCGCCGACTGGCGCTTCGACTGGCTCGACGTGCCGGGGATCATCGCCGGGGCCGAGAACGCGTACGAGTACCCGATGGTGGACCGCGATCCGCTCCCCCGCTGGACCTTCGACGGCGTCACGCTGCTCGGCGACGCCGCGCACGCGATGTACCCGATCGGCTCCAACGGCGCCTCCCAGGCGATCATCGACGCCCGGGTGCTGGCGTACGCCCTCGCGCGGGGCGACCTCGCGGCGTACGAGGAGATGCGCCGCCCGGCCACGACGGCGCTGCAGCTGTCCAACCGGGAGATGGGCCCGGAGGTCGTCATGAAGCTCGCCCACGAGCGGGCGCCCGGCGGGTTCGACGACATCGAGCAGGTCATCCCCCTCGCCGAACGCGCGGAGATCGCCGCGTCCTACAAGCGCACGGCCGGGTTCGACCCCGCCTCGCTCAGCGAACGCTCCTCGTGGAGCGTCGATCGGAGTGCCGTCTCGTGA
- a CDS encoding DUF3237 domain-containing protein: protein MNLEPLATFHVELDPVLDLGGSQWGHRRVINIVGGTFEGPRLSGEVLPGGADWQVVHADGMISIDTRYTLRTHDGAYVYITTSGVRHGAPEVLGRLARGEDVDPAEYYFRLFCRFETGDDRYLWLNRTLAVASAARAATAVRYEAYALT, encoded by the coding sequence GTGAACCTGGAACCGCTCGCCACGTTCCACGTGGAGCTCGACCCCGTGCTCGACCTCGGCGGCTCGCAGTGGGGGCACCGCCGTGTGATCAACATCGTGGGCGGCACCTTCGAGGGCCCCCGCCTGTCGGGCGAGGTGCTGCCCGGCGGGGCCGACTGGCAGGTCGTGCACGCCGACGGCATGATCAGCATCGACACCCGCTACACGCTGCGCACCCACGACGGCGCGTACGTCTACATCACCACGAGCGGAGTCCGGCACGGCGCCCCCGAGGTGCTCGGCCGTCTCGCGCGCGGCGAGGACGTGGACCCGGCGGAGTACTACTTCCGGCTGTTCTGCCGCTTCGAGACCGGCGATGATCGGTATCTGTGGCTCAACCGCACTCTCGCCGTGGCCTCGGCGGCCCGTGCGGCCACCGCCGTACGTTACGAGGCCTACGCCCTGACCTGA
- a CDS encoding CocE/NonD family hydrolase translates to MPKLDRPPLPVTVEHDTPMPMRDGTVLRGTVHRPAEGGPFPALLVRTPYGEDSFRTEPVTPALRAGFAVVLQHCRGRGSSDGEFRPWVDEGADGHDTIAWITAQPWSNGEVVMSGMSYLAGCALQAAATRPAGLKAVIASMTPHDFHDGLKYHGGAFALGSALNWGAFQALLTLQHAAEAGEDAGAGFAAVLPILGDQDAAARTLPLADIPGIPWWRDWTSHVERDAYWEGLAETLRHDRIEVPVMHVAGWFDLFLGGTLENHRRLGGPLVIGPWSHLAPGAAGTGRLFFGGAASAQAIRLEQRQLAFLKGEDTGPAVKIFVMGDDVWRDEEAWPLERAVETPYFLHTGGLLSPEPPSAHEPATFTFDPRDPVPTVGGPTLLPDVTNVGPQDQRDVERRPDVLCYSTEVLASDVEVTGPVTVTLHAETSAASTDWTAKLVDVYPDGRAMSVIDGIVRVSEPSGTFLIDLVATSQVFKAGHRIRVEVSSSNFPRFDRNPGTGRTDATEADVVVQHQKVYPDSYITLPIVPR, encoded by the coding sequence ATGCCGAAGCTCGACCGCCCCCCGCTTCCGGTCACCGTCGAGCACGACACCCCCATGCCGATGCGGGACGGCACCGTCCTGCGCGGCACCGTCCACCGTCCGGCGGAGGGCGGCCCGTTCCCCGCCCTGCTCGTGCGCACGCCGTACGGCGAGGACTCGTTCCGGACGGAGCCGGTGACGCCCGCGCTGCGGGCCGGGTTCGCCGTGGTGCTACAGCACTGCCGGGGGCGCGGGAGCAGCGACGGCGAGTTCCGGCCGTGGGTGGACGAGGGCGCCGACGGCCACGACACGATCGCCTGGATCACCGCGCAGCCCTGGTCGAACGGCGAGGTCGTGATGAGCGGTATGTCCTACCTCGCCGGATGCGCGCTACAGGCGGCGGCGACCCGCCCGGCGGGGCTCAAGGCCGTGATCGCCTCGATGACGCCGCACGACTTCCACGACGGCCTCAAGTATCACGGCGGGGCCTTCGCCCTCGGTTCGGCCCTGAACTGGGGCGCGTTCCAGGCGCTGCTCACGCTGCAGCACGCCGCGGAGGCGGGCGAGGACGCCGGCGCGGGGTTCGCCGCGGTCCTTCCGATCCTGGGCGACCAGGACGCCGCGGCGCGCACCCTGCCGCTGGCCGACATCCCCGGCATCCCCTGGTGGCGCGACTGGACCTCGCACGTGGAGCGCGACGCGTACTGGGAGGGCCTGGCCGAGACCCTGCGCCATGACCGGATCGAGGTGCCGGTCATGCACGTGGCGGGCTGGTTCGACCTCTTCCTCGGCGGGACGCTGGAGAACCACCGCCGCCTGGGCGGCCCTCTGGTGATCGGTCCCTGGTCCCACCTCGCGCCCGGCGCCGCGGGCACCGGGCGGCTGTTCTTCGGCGGCGCCGCCTCCGCCCAGGCGATCCGACTGGAGCAGCGGCAGCTCGCGTTCCTGAAGGGCGAGGACACCGGCCCCGCCGTGAAGATCTTCGTGATGGGCGACGACGTCTGGCGGGACGAGGAGGCCTGGCCGCTGGAGCGCGCCGTCGAGACTCCTTACTTCCTGCACACCGGCGGCCTGCTCTCCCCCGAGCCGCCCTCGGCGCACGAGCCGGCGACCTTCACCTTCGACCCGCGCGACCCGGTGCCCACGGTCGGCGGCCCGACCCTGCTGCCCGACGTCACAAATGTCGGCCCCCAGGACCAGCGCGACGTGGAGCGACGGCCCGACGTGCTCTGCTACTCGACCGAGGTGCTCGCCTCCGACGTCGAGGTCACCGGCCCGGTCACGGTGACCCTGCACGCGGAGACCTCCGCGGCCTCGACCGACTGGACGGCCAAGCTCGTGGACGTGTATCCGGACGGCCGTGCCATGAGCGTGATCGATGGCATCGTCCGAGTTTCCGAGCCGTCCGGGACGTTCCTGATCGATCTGGTCGCCACCAGCCAGGTCTTCAAGGCCGGCCACCGGATCCGGGTGGAGGTCTCCAGCTCCAACTTCCCGCGCTTCGACCGCAACCCCGGCACCGGCCGTACGGACGCGACCGAGGCCGACGTGGTCGTCCAGCACCAGAAGGTCTACCCCGACTCGTACATCACGCTGCCGATCGTCCCCCGCTGA
- a CDS encoding tetratricopeptide repeat protein has protein sequence MEINLEPPEVEDLNTPYKRRLSLAVVLIALAGGILGYLASDAGAREDRTMRDAQRAAIAAMSEQMTVEAAVSENRANLGTVSTLKRRHDLDAVRAELLLRREESAAAARWDQAYSHVQSVSVLSSGTYANRLDMLYSDRYVGANRATLNQQAAQETASEWGDKNNTYVGGITLLAVALTLLGLSLTVSVSTRRYLVWPAGVLTVACFAASVVAVVTPPDMTPKEVIGAVAEGDRLASLRNFEGAVKAYDRAIAVKDDYATAYEHRSSARVLAASPERFTSSYVFSSAPRSAWVASAADLTRALELGGERYVVLLNLGAVNIHLADHKKSEEYTRRAIALNPGPPLPWLNLLTALTGQGKPADARRLAVDVIKRIKARPDPAERLELYAAGRTALDVVATQRDDVRPLVAELQGELVRAQAEELAPRAQPAPIAAVSRLKVVAQGARVVADYTYRNLPKRAQIGMVAYYRPSSVDEWTQRSDMTQIIPSPLEKSAGQATWVMLDRSCPASGEYRVDLYSGSRRLASATTAMSTVDTERLMPHNDWIGGIMLCRPDSWKFAGDLAGSAELTSPDDRQWLSIRVTTVEPLSDERARTRMAEKVRDGLIRRLPSGTKVLQENAAAWFGGIQGSGWHLTINAHEQGYAWVAIDKGGVLRTLLSRFPAGESGELDTLASYLQFG, from the coding sequence ATGGAGATCAATCTGGAGCCGCCGGAGGTCGAGGACCTCAACACGCCGTACAAGCGCCGTCTCTCGCTGGCCGTGGTCCTTATCGCGCTGGCCGGCGGCATTCTCGGTTATCTCGCGAGCGACGCGGGCGCGCGCGAGGACCGCACGATGCGCGACGCCCAGCGTGCCGCCATCGCCGCGATGAGCGAGCAGATGACGGTCGAGGCGGCTGTCTCGGAGAACAGGGCGAATCTGGGCACCGTCAGCACCTTGAAGCGCCGGCACGACCTGGACGCGGTCCGGGCAGAGCTGCTGCTGAGACGCGAGGAGTCGGCGGCCGCCGCCCGGTGGGACCAGGCGTACTCCCATGTGCAGAGTGTGTCCGTGCTGTCCTCGGGGACGTACGCCAATCGCCTGGACATGCTCTATTCCGACCGCTACGTCGGCGCGAACCGCGCGACGCTCAATCAACAGGCCGCGCAGGAGACCGCGTCCGAATGGGGCGACAAGAACAACACCTACGTCGGGGGGATCACTCTGCTGGCGGTGGCGCTCACCCTGCTCGGCCTGTCGCTCACCGTGAGCGTGTCCACCCGCCGCTACCTCGTCTGGCCGGCAGGCGTCCTCACAGTCGCCTGCTTTGCCGCCTCCGTGGTGGCCGTAGTCACTCCGCCGGACATGACCCCGAAAGAGGTCATCGGCGCAGTCGCGGAAGGTGATCGCCTCGCGTCGCTGCGAAACTTCGAAGGAGCGGTCAAGGCGTACGACCGGGCCATCGCCGTGAAGGACGACTACGCGACGGCGTACGAGCATCGCTCGTCCGCGCGGGTCCTGGCCGCCAGTCCGGAGAGGTTCACCTCCAGCTACGTCTTCAGCTCCGCCCCGCGAAGCGCCTGGGTGGCCTCCGCCGCGGACCTCACCCGGGCGCTCGAACTCGGCGGCGAGCGCTATGTGGTGCTCCTCAATCTCGGAGCGGTCAACATCCACTTGGCCGATCACAAGAAGTCGGAGGAGTACACCAGGCGCGCCATCGCGCTCAACCCCGGGCCTCCGCTGCCCTGGCTGAACCTGCTGACGGCCCTGACGGGCCAGGGCAAACCTGCCGACGCGCGGCGGCTGGCCGTCGATGTGATCAAGAGGATCAAGGCTCGGCCGGACCCCGCCGAGCGATTGGAGCTCTACGCGGCGGGACGCACCGCACTGGACGTCGTCGCGACCCAGCGCGACGACGTGCGTCCCCTGGTCGCCGAACTGCAGGGCGAGCTGGTCCGAGCACAGGCCGAGGAACTGGCCCCGAGGGCCCAGCCCGCGCCCATCGCGGCCGTCTCACGGCTCAAGGTGGTCGCGCAGGGGGCGCGAGTCGTCGCCGACTACACCTACCGCAACCTGCCCAAGCGGGCACAGATCGGCATGGTTGCCTACTATCGACCGAGCTCAGTCGATGAATGGACACAGCGGTCCGACATGACGCAAATTATCCCTTCGCCACTGGAGAAGTCCGCGGGGCAGGCGACGTGGGTAATGCTCGATCGAAGCTGTCCGGCGTCGGGAGAGTACCGAGTCGATCTCTACTCGGGCTCACGGCGGCTCGCGTCGGCCACCACCGCGATGTCGACCGTCGACACCGAACGCCTGATGCCGCACAACGACTGGATCGGCGGGATCATGCTGTGCCGTCCGGACAGTTGGAAGTTCGCCGGAGACCTCGCCGGCAGCGCCGAGCTCACCTCACCCGACGATCGACAGTGGTTGAGCATACGGGTCACCACGGTGGAACCCCTCTCCGACGAGCGGGCGCGCACGCGTATGGCAGAGAAGGTCCGCGATGGGTTGATCCGCAGGCTGCCGTCCGGGACCAAGGTCCTTCAGGAGAACGCGGCAGCGTGGTTCGGGGGGATCCAGGGTTCCGGCTGGCATCTGACGATCAACGCCCACGAGCAGGGATACGCATGGGTCGCGATCGACAAGGGCGGCGTCCTCCGCACACTGCTCTCCCGGTTCCCCGCGGGCGAGTCCGGCGAGCTCGACACCCTTGCCAGCTATCTTCAGTTCGGCTGA
- a CDS encoding MarR family winged helix-turn-helix transcriptional regulator — protein sequence MSEEMRLQEAVARFVRAFGLHQPDRTPCGQPIPVSEAHALGELARDGALRQHDLAHRLRLEKSTTSRLVTQLIKRGWAERTPTPDDGRGVLVRLTADGADAAARLARARADRFSAVLGRVPEHERAAVLRALGILTEAMDDA from the coding sequence ATGTCGGAGGAGATGCGCCTGCAGGAGGCCGTGGCGAGGTTCGTTCGCGCCTTCGGCCTGCACCAGCCCGACCGGACCCCCTGCGGGCAGCCCATCCCGGTCTCGGAGGCCCATGCCCTGGGCGAGCTGGCCAGGGACGGCGCCCTGCGGCAGCACGACCTCGCTCATCGGCTGCGCCTGGAGAAGAGCACCACCAGCCGCCTGGTCACCCAGCTCATCAAGCGCGGCTGGGCCGAACGCACCCCGACTCCCGACGACGGCCGCGGCGTCCTGGTCCGGCTCACTGCCGACGGCGCCGACGCGGCCGCGCGACTCGCCCGGGCCAGAGCGGATCGCTTCTCCGCCGTCCTCGGCCGCGTCCCCGAACATGAACGCGCGGCGGTGCTGCGCGCCCTCGGCATCCTCACGGAGGCGATGGATGACGCGTGA
- a CDS encoding RNA 2'-phosphotransferase: MDERRLVRVSKYLARHLRHQPEAIGIELDAHGWVDVDALLTAAASHGFPISRAELEQVVDGNDKRRYVIEGDRIRASQGHSVRVDLDLPVVEPPPVLYHGTVARNVGAIRAEGLRPMARHHVHLSPDRETATRVGARRGKPVVLVVNAAGMHAAGHEFRVSANGVWLVDHVPADFIWW, encoded by the coding sequence ATGGACGAGCGGCGGCTGGTGCGGGTCTCCAAGTACCTCGCCAGGCATCTGCGCCACCAGCCCGAGGCCATCGGCATCGAACTCGACGCGCACGGCTGGGTGGACGTCGACGCGCTGCTGACGGCGGCGGCCTCGCACGGGTTCCCGATCTCGCGGGCCGAGCTGGAGCAGGTGGTCGACGGCAACGACAAACGGCGCTACGTGATCGAGGGCGATCGGATCCGGGCCAGCCAGGGACACTCGGTACGCGTCGACCTCGACCTGCCGGTGGTCGAGCCGCCCCCGGTCCTCTACCACGGCACGGTCGCCCGGAACGTCGGGGCGATTCGCGCGGAGGGGCTGCGGCCGATGGCCCGCCATCACGTCCACCTGTCCCCGGACCGGGAGACCGCCACCCGCGTCGGCGCACGCAGGGGCAAGCCGGTCGTGCTCGTGGTGAACGCGGCCGGGATGCACGCGGCAGGGCACGAGTTCAGGGTGAGCGCCAACGGCGTCTGGCTGGTGGACCACGTCCCGGCGGACTTCATCTGGTGGTGA
- a CDS encoding helix-turn-helix domain-containing protein, with protein sequence MDSSILEKVRELRGQGRSPKQIARALGMAPAAVAPYIRAVAEQKGGQAAEAELAGCWINAGWSEGLGVPETTGWADDVPDGQETAGTVSVVVARKHGWDKLSVCAYLVDVYCLGVKHTVGPDVMSEVELHRFLPKWFRIYTHGWREAPLDLVRHLVFGAVDYARDLGFEPATDVAGAAGHLGAWEDKSAIAFGKDGKPFYLAGPNEDVRHVVRTLERRVGPPPNFDFFAPMPETQISLGGHRLS encoded by the coding sequence ATGGACAGCTCGATCTTGGAGAAGGTCCGCGAGCTCCGCGGACAGGGCCGCTCCCCCAAGCAGATCGCCCGCGCGCTGGGCATGGCGCCGGCGGCGGTCGCGCCGTACATCCGGGCGGTGGCCGAGCAGAAGGGCGGGCAGGCCGCCGAGGCCGAACTCGCGGGGTGCTGGATCAACGCCGGCTGGAGCGAGGGACTGGGCGTGCCGGAAACGACCGGCTGGGCGGACGACGTCCCGGACGGCCAGGAGACCGCGGGCACGGTCAGCGTGGTGGTGGCGCGCAAGCACGGCTGGGACAAGCTGTCGGTCTGCGCCTACCTCGTCGACGTCTACTGCCTGGGCGTCAAGCACACCGTCGGCCCCGACGTGATGAGCGAGGTGGAGCTGCACCGCTTCCTCCCGAAGTGGTTCAGGATCTACACGCACGGCTGGCGGGAGGCGCCGCTCGACCTGGTCCGGCACCTCGTCTTCGGCGCGGTCGACTACGCGCGCGACCTCGGCTTCGAGCCGGCCACGGACGTGGCCGGGGCGGCCGGCCACCTCGGCGCGTGGGAGGACAAGTCGGCCATCGCCTTCGGCAAGGACGGCAAGCCGTTCTACCTCGCGGGCCCGAACGAGGACGTCCGGCACGTCGTGAGGACACTGGAGCGGAGGGTCGGCCCGCCGCCCAACTTCGACTTCTTCGCTCCCATGCCCGAGACGCAGATCTCCCTGGGCGGCCACAGGCTCTCCTGA
- a CDS encoding helix-turn-helix domain-containing protein — MAASDRSVVVDIRTRRAVKERAPETPDGPDPLLRTVYGVILRDERLDQDRTLDDVARAVGMSKQYLSEVERGRKEPSSEMLHSVCDALGLPIEQLLTRAVRRITASRRLAAHRPTGTPRVELLAA; from the coding sequence ATGGCAGCCTCGGACCGATCAGTGGTCGTCGACATCCGGACGCGCCGGGCCGTGAAGGAGCGCGCCCCGGAAACCCCCGACGGCCCGGACCCGTTGCTGCGCACGGTCTACGGGGTAATTCTCCGCGACGAGCGGCTCGACCAGGACCGCACGCTCGACGACGTGGCGCGGGCGGTGGGCATGTCCAAGCAGTACCTGTCGGAGGTCGAGCGCGGCCGCAAGGAGCCGTCGTCGGAGATGCTGCATTCGGTGTGTGACGCACTCGGTCTGCCGATCGAGCAGCTGCTCACCCGTGCCGTCCGGCGGATCACGGCGTCGCGCCGGCTCGCGGCGCACAGGCCCACCGGCACGCCACGGGTGGAGCTGCTGGCGGCGTGA